A stretch of Clostridium sp. BJN0001 DNA encodes these proteins:
- the scfA gene encoding six-cysteine ranthipeptide SCIFF, which produces MKHIVTVNKPNIKNSLCKPGCKECANSCQSACKTSCTVANLACEN; this is translated from the coding sequence ATGAAACACATAGTAACAGTAAATAAACCAAACATAAAGAATAGTTTATGTAAGCCTGGTTGTAAAGAATGTGCAAATTCATGCCAATCAGCATGTAAAACTTCATGCACAGTTGCAAACTTAGCATGCGAAAACTAA
- the scfB gene encoding thioether cross-link-forming SCIFF peptide maturase — MALIHKFKQGGKYFVLDVNSGAVHIVDELVYDILEDDGIKTKAEIMTKFNDKYDKEELSEAYDEIQELAEEGIIYSKDQYEEIANSQMEDRDYIKALCLNIIHGCNLRCKYCFADEGEYHGHQGVMSVETAKKAIDYVVKRSGPRKNIEIDLFGGEPTLMMEPIKKIVAYARKHEKEWGKSIRFTMTTNCTLLTPEMMEFLNKEMINIVLSLDGRKEVNDKVRVKPDGSGSYDDIVPNIKEMIKRRTKGKQYYVRGTFTRNNLDFYNDIMAMVNEGFREISIEPVVLEDKSPLSIREQDLPEIFENYDKLYEEMARRKREGKDEFKFYHFNIDIQGGPCIYKRISGCGSGFEYVAITPQGDVYPCHQFVGNDDFKIGNIYDDTFDRSIGDKFKKANIYSKPKCRKCWARFYCSGGCQANNFNFNGDIKDPYEIGCKMQKKRIECAIALKAVEAEEK; from the coding sequence GTGGCATTAATACATAAGTTTAAACAAGGCGGAAAATATTTTGTTTTAGATGTTAATTCAGGAGCAGTTCATATAGTGGATGAGCTTGTTTATGATATATTAGAAGACGATGGAATAAAAACAAAAGCAGAAATAATGACAAAATTTAATGACAAATATGATAAGGAAGAATTATCAGAGGCATATGATGAAATTCAAGAACTTGCTGAAGAAGGAATAATATATTCAAAAGATCAGTATGAAGAAATTGCAAATAGTCAGATGGAAGACAGAGATTACATTAAAGCATTATGTCTTAACATAATCCATGGATGTAATTTAAGATGTAAGTACTGTTTTGCAGATGAAGGAGAATATCATGGACATCAAGGAGTAATGTCTGTTGAAACAGCAAAAAAAGCAATTGATTATGTTGTTAAAAGAAGTGGCCCAAGAAAAAATATAGAAATAGACTTATTTGGTGGAGAACCTACTTTAATGATGGAGCCTATCAAAAAAATAGTCGCATATGCAAGAAAGCATGAAAAAGAATGGGGAAAAAGTATAAGATTTACAATGACAACAAATTGTACACTTTTAACTCCTGAAATGATGGAATTCTTAAATAAAGAAATGATAAATATCGTTTTATCTTTAGATGGAAGAAAAGAAGTAAATGATAAAGTAAGAGTTAAACCTGATGGAAGCGGCTCATACGATGATATTGTTCCAAACATAAAGGAAATGATTAAAAGAAGGACAAAGGGTAAGCAGTATTACGTAAGAGGAACATTTACTAGAAATAATCTTGATTTTTATAATGATATAATGGCTATGGTCAATGAAGGATTTAGAGAAATTTCAATTGAACCAGTTGTTCTTGAAGATAAAAGTCCTTTATCTATAAGAGAACAGGATCTTCCAGAGATTTTTGAAAATTATGATAAGCTATATGAAGAAATGGCAAGAAGAAAAAGAGAAGGAAAAGATGAATTTAAATTCTATCATTTCAATATAGATATACAGGGAGGACCTTGTATTTATAAGAGAATATCAGGATGTGGTTCAGGATTTGAATATGTTGCAATAACTCCTCAAGGAGATGTTTATCCATGTCATCAGTTCGTAGGAAATGATGATTTTAAAATTGGAAATATCTATGATGATACATTTGATAGAAGTATCGGAGATAAGTTTAAGAAGGCAAATATCTATTCAAAACCTAAATGTAGAAAATGCTGGGCAAGATTTTACTGCAGTGGAGGATGTCAAGCAAATAATTTCAATTTCAATGGAGACATAAAAGACCCTTATGAAATTGGATGCAAAATGCAGAAAAAGAGAATAGAATGTGCTATAGCGTTAAAAGCTGTAGAAGCAGAAGAAAAATAA